The following proteins are co-located in the Bordetella bronchialis genome:
- the carA gene encoding glutamine-hydrolyzing carbamoyl-phosphate synthase small subunit translates to MHRPSPAILALADGTVFRGISIGAPGHTVAEVVFNTSMTGYQEILTDPSYAGQIVTLTYPHIGNTGVNAEDVESRKVFAAGLIVRDCPARVSNFRATSSLPDYLKAQGIVAIAGIDTRKLTRILREKGAQGGCILTGDDADRALELARGFPGMSGQDLAKTVSIDKQGEWAEGTWRLGQGYSHPKGDKFHVVAYDFGVKSNILRLLADRGCHITLVPAQTPADEALKLKPDGLFLANGPGDPEPCDYAIEATRAFLDRKLPVFGICLGHQIMGLAVGGKTRKMKTGHHGANHPVQDVESKRVFITSQNHGFEVDAASLPKNARITHISLFDGTLQGFELSDRPAFCFQGHPEASPGPHDILVLFDKFISQMAGQAKTA, encoded by the coding sequence ATGCATCGGCCTTCTCCTGCAATCCTGGCTCTGGCGGACGGTACTGTGTTCCGAGGCATTTCCATCGGGGCACCCGGGCATACCGTGGCCGAGGTCGTGTTCAACACGTCCATGACCGGCTATCAGGAAATCCTGACCGATCCCAGCTACGCCGGCCAGATTGTCACGCTGACCTATCCGCACATCGGCAATACCGGCGTCAATGCCGAAGACGTCGAGTCGCGCAAGGTATTCGCCGCCGGCCTGATCGTGCGCGACTGTCCCGCGCGCGTGTCGAATTTCCGTGCCACCAGCTCGCTGCCCGACTACCTGAAGGCGCAGGGTATCGTCGCCATCGCCGGCATCGATACCCGCAAGCTGACGCGCATCCTGCGTGAAAAAGGCGCCCAGGGCGGTTGCATCCTGACCGGCGACGACGCCGACCGTGCCCTGGAGCTGGCGCGCGGCTTCCCCGGCATGTCGGGCCAGGACCTGGCCAAGACGGTGTCGATCGACAAGCAGGGCGAATGGGCCGAAGGCACGTGGCGCCTGGGACAGGGCTACAGCCATCCCAAGGGCGACAAGTTCCACGTCGTGGCCTACGATTTCGGTGTCAAGAGCAACATCCTGCGCCTGCTGGCCGACCGCGGCTGCCACATCACGCTGGTGCCGGCCCAGACGCCGGCCGATGAAGCGCTCAAGCTCAAGCCGGACGGCCTGTTCCTGGCCAACGGCCCCGGCGATCCCGAGCCCTGCGACTACGCCATCGAGGCCACGCGCGCGTTCCTGGACCGCAAGCTGCCCGTGTTCGGCATCTGCCTGGGTCACCAGATCATGGGCCTGGCCGTCGGCGGCAAGACCCGCAAGATGAAGACGGGCCACCACGGCGCCAACCATCCCGTGCAGGACGTCGAAAGCAAGCGCGTATTCATCACCAGCCAGAACCACGGCTTCGAGGTGGATGCGGCCAGCCTGCCCAAGAATGCCCGCATCACCCATATTTCCTTGTTCGACGGCACGTTGCAGGGCTTCGAACTGAGCGACCGGCCCGCGTTCTGTTTCCAGGGGCACCCCGAAGCCAGCCCGGGCCCGCACGATATCCTCGTGCTGTTCGACAAGTTCATCAGCCAGATGGCCGGCCAAGCCAAGACCGCGTAA
- a CDS encoding ABC transporter permease has translation MSTMMKSKSLRLWQILLLVILLLAWHLASRSPNIAFFFGQPWEVAQRIWAWFVTDGDIYRHLSVTLAETVLAFVIGTVSGLACGLWLGLSPRASAILDPYITAANSMPRVILAPIFGMWFGLGIWSKVALAVTLVFFIVFFNVYQGVREVSTTLLDNARMLGADRRQLLRYVYLPSATSWVFSSLHTSVGLAFVGAVVGEYLGSASGVGYLILQAEGTLDVNTVFAGIVVLTLFALVLDGIVTLVERRLMKWQPRAGETEKL, from the coding sequence ATGTCGACCATGATGAAATCCAAATCCCTGCGCCTGTGGCAGATCCTGCTGCTGGTCATCCTGCTGCTGGCCTGGCACCTTGCCTCGCGCAGTCCCAACATCGCGTTTTTCTTCGGCCAGCCCTGGGAGGTCGCCCAGCGGATATGGGCCTGGTTCGTCACCGACGGCGATATCTACCGCCATCTGTCGGTGACGTTGGCCGAAACCGTGCTGGCCTTCGTGATCGGCACCGTGTCGGGGCTGGCGTGCGGGCTGTGGCTGGGCTTGTCGCCCCGTGCCAGCGCCATCCTCGATCCCTACATCACGGCCGCGAACTCCATGCCGCGTGTCATCCTGGCCCCGATTTTCGGCATGTGGTTCGGCCTGGGCATCTGGTCCAAGGTCGCGCTGGCGGTCACGCTGGTGTTCTTCATCGTGTTCTTCAACGTCTATCAGGGCGTGCGGGAAGTCAGCACCACCTTGCTCGACAATGCGCGCATGCTGGGCGCGGACCGCCGCCAGCTGCTGCGCTACGTCTACCTGCCCTCGGCCACCAGCTGGGTGTTCTCCAGCCTGCATACCTCCGTGGGGCTGGCCTTCGTCGGCGCCGTGGTGGGCGAGTACCTGGGCTCGGCCAGCGGCGTCGGCTACCTCATCCTGCAGGCCGAGGGCACCCTGGACGTCAACACGGTGTTCGCCGGCATCGTCGTACTGACCCTTTTTGCGCTGGTGCTCGACGGTATCGTCACGCTGGTCGAACGCCGCCTGATGAAGTGGCAGCCGCGGGCCGGCGAAACGGAAAAGCTTTGA